Proteins encoded in a region of the Streptomyces liliiviolaceus genome:
- a CDS encoding CaiB/BaiF CoA transferase family protein yields MPERPLSGIRVLDLTNVLAGPYCSYHLMLLGAEVVKVEQPGRGDLARSLGPDPELNRSGIGASFLAQNAGKQSLVLDLKDPGDRADFEELLCGADVLLENFRAGVLARMGYGADRLRELNPRLVSCAITGFGQSGPMSAAPAYDQIIQGLSGMMSITGTTDTAPLRVGFPVCDSLGGLGAALAISAALVGRERTGQGARLDVSMLEVSLSAMGWAVSNYLVSGVDPEPMGDQNATAAPSGTFETADGGLNIAANRQEQFVTLCRLAGLPRLIDDPRFAEREARKLHRAELNSELNAALRRKTALEWEAMLSAAGVPAARVLTVPEAVELEQLAHRGFFTDLPYPDGSGRTLRVSGNGVLVDGEALSPDTPPPLLDEHGEERERLIARWRAHRHAAEARAS; encoded by the coding sequence ATGCCCGAACGACCGCTCTCAGGAATCCGCGTACTCGATCTCACCAATGTGCTCGCAGGGCCGTACTGCAGTTACCACCTCATGCTCCTCGGCGCCGAGGTCGTCAAGGTCGAACAGCCGGGCAGGGGCGACCTCGCACGGAGTCTCGGCCCGGATCCGGAGCTGAACCGGTCCGGTATCGGCGCGTCCTTCCTCGCCCAGAACGCGGGCAAACAATCCCTCGTACTCGACCTCAAGGACCCCGGCGACCGGGCCGACTTCGAGGAACTGCTGTGCGGCGCGGACGTCCTCCTGGAGAACTTCCGGGCCGGCGTGCTGGCCCGGATGGGGTACGGGGCCGACCGGCTGCGGGAGCTGAATCCGCGGCTGGTCAGCTGTGCGATCACCGGCTTCGGCCAGTCGGGGCCGATGAGTGCCGCGCCCGCCTACGACCAGATCATCCAGGGGCTCTCGGGGATGATGAGCATCACCGGTACCACCGACACCGCCCCGCTCAGGGTGGGTTTCCCGGTGTGCGACTCGCTCGGCGGTCTCGGCGCGGCCCTCGCGATCAGCGCGGCCCTGGTCGGACGGGAGCGGACCGGGCAAGGGGCCCGGCTGGACGTGTCCATGCTGGAGGTCTCCCTCTCCGCGATGGGCTGGGCGGTCTCCAACTACCTGGTCAGCGGGGTGGATCCGGAGCCGATGGGCGACCAGAACGCCACCGCGGCGCCGTCCGGGACCTTCGAGACCGCCGACGGAGGGCTGAACATCGCCGCCAACCGGCAGGAGCAGTTCGTCACGCTCTGCCGTCTCGCCGGGCTGCCCCGGTTGATCGACGACCCGAGGTTCGCCGAGCGTGAGGCGCGGAAGCTGCACCGCGCGGAACTCAACTCCGAACTCAACGCGGCCCTGCGCAGGAAGACCGCCCTGGAGTGGGAGGCCATGCTGTCCGCGGCCGGGGTCCCGGCGGCCCGCGTCCTGACCGTCCCCGAGGCCGTCGAGCTGGAACAGCTGGCGCATCGCGGCTTCTTCACGGACCTGCCCTATCCGGACGGCTCCGGCCGCACGCTGAGAGTCAGCGGCAACGGCGTACTGGTGGACGGCGAGGCGCTGTCACCGGACACCCCGCCCCCGCTGCTCGACGAGCACGGCGAGGAGCGGGAGCGGCTGATCGCCCGCTGGCGTGCGCACCGCCACGCCGCCGAGGCCCGGGCGTCATGA
- a CDS encoding IclR family transcriptional regulator: MSGTDHEGAAAEATGVRSVRRALDILGLLTEDQPTVTLREIVDATGLAKTTVVRMVQTLEQCGLLWDTPAGYTAGPGLWRWAHLAHTSWELPRETRKLMRELAEEQQETVNLFMLRGLSRVCVAQQESPQPLRHVVRVGDELPLWAGASSKILLRTAPDALLRRIAAGSPHGEGHARQLRVWADLAAERGFAVSRGERDEGLTAVAVPVVGRGGAVVASLSLSGPSHRFPESVVERFATALAEVARRMSEQGFDHPLSPAK; encoded by the coding sequence GTGAGCGGGACCGACCATGAGGGGGCGGCGGCCGAGGCGACCGGGGTGCGCAGTGTGCGCAGGGCTCTGGACATCCTGGGACTGCTGACGGAGGATCAGCCGACGGTCACGCTGCGCGAGATCGTCGACGCGACCGGGCTGGCCAAGACCACGGTGGTCCGCATGGTGCAGACCCTTGAGCAGTGCGGTCTGCTCTGGGACACCCCGGCCGGCTACACGGCGGGGCCGGGCCTGTGGCGCTGGGCCCACCTCGCGCACACCAGCTGGGAACTGCCGCGCGAGACACGCAAGTTGATGCGCGAACTGGCCGAGGAACAGCAGGAGACGGTCAATCTCTTCATGCTGCGCGGCCTGTCCCGTGTCTGCGTGGCCCAGCAGGAGAGCCCGCAGCCGCTGCGTCATGTCGTACGGGTCGGCGACGAACTCCCGCTGTGGGCGGGTGCCTCGTCGAAGATCCTGCTGCGTACGGCACCCGATGCCCTGCTGCGCCGGATCGCCGCGGGCTCGCCGCACGGTGAGGGACATGCCAGGCAGTTGCGGGTGTGGGCGGACCTGGCGGCGGAGCGGGGCTTCGCGGTCAGCCGGGGCGAGCGCGACGAGGGGCTGACGGCCGTCGCCGTACCCGTCGTGGGGCGCGGCGGGGCCGTGGTCGCCTCGCTCTCGCTCAGCGGTCCGAGCCACCGCTTCCCCGAGTCCGTCGTCGAGCGGTTCGCCACCGCGCTCGCCGAGGTCGCCCGGCGGATGTCGGAGCAGGGCTTCGACCATCCGCTCAGCCCCGCGAAGTGA
- a CDS encoding thiamine pyrophosphate-binding protein, whose product MTVTAAEALVAQLESYGVEYVFGTCGHTNIALLDALGPSPIHFVIARHEQAAAHAADGYARASGKPGVLLTHVGPGMMNAVTGVATAALDSIPLIVISGDIPSYYSGRHPHQEVNLHADADQTAIYRPLTKRAWHVRRVQDLARTTERAFWTATSGRPGAVLVNIPMDLLSRQVEEYADDHPLPKGAALPALDRDTAERIAQTLLAAERPLIYFGGGLRKPAARQALSALAEHLDIPLAHSLMGKGVLSDSHPLLLGMPGFWGLETTHAYTRGADVVLALATRFAETDASSWDPAYTWTFGEKHGSTGDSHNPPGDRHNPPGDRHGPPSRLIQIDIDPAEIGRNYPVEIGAVADVGDAVRAIGAAVRSARPEPFVREGLRETVAAARRAVFDTAREDGRSDTFPLRPQRILADLRDALPDDAVLVTDVGWNKNGVAQCYELPDGGRFITPGGASTMGFGPAAAVGVQLAQPDRVVVALIGDGGMSAQLPAVPMAVEQGLPVVFVVMNNRAHGTIADLQASSFGRSYGCEFTDAEGRPYSPDFAAFGRSCGADGHTVTAPADLSKALADAVARRRPAVIDVPMVNEPVPTPGHWNIKDIYRGSFAD is encoded by the coding sequence ATGACCGTGACCGCCGCCGAAGCCCTGGTCGCCCAACTGGAGTCGTACGGAGTCGAGTACGTCTTCGGCACCTGCGGCCACACCAACATCGCGCTGCTGGACGCGCTCGGCCCGAGCCCGATCCACTTCGTGATCGCCCGGCACGAACAGGCCGCCGCACACGCCGCCGACGGCTACGCCCGTGCCTCCGGGAAACCCGGCGTCCTGCTCACCCACGTCGGGCCCGGCATGATGAACGCCGTCACCGGGGTGGCCACCGCCGCCCTCGACTCGATCCCGCTGATCGTCATCTCCGGCGACATCCCCTCCTACTACTCCGGCCGCCACCCGCACCAGGAGGTCAACCTCCACGCGGACGCCGACCAGACCGCCATCTACCGGCCCCTCACCAAACGCGCCTGGCACGTACGCCGCGTCCAGGATCTGGCCCGTACGACCGAGCGCGCCTTCTGGACCGCGACGTCCGGACGGCCCGGGGCCGTGCTGGTGAACATCCCGATGGACCTGCTCAGCCGACAGGTCGAGGAGTACGCCGACGACCACCCGCTGCCCAAGGGCGCCGCGCTGCCCGCTCTGGACCGGGACACCGCCGAACGGATCGCCCAGACCCTGCTGGCCGCCGAACGCCCGCTGATCTACTTCGGGGGCGGGCTGCGCAAACCGGCAGCGCGCCAGGCCCTTTCCGCCCTCGCCGAGCACCTCGACATCCCCCTCGCCCACTCCCTGATGGGCAAGGGCGTCCTGTCCGACAGCCACCCCCTGCTGCTCGGCATGCCCGGCTTCTGGGGCCTGGAGACCACCCACGCGTACACCAGGGGCGCCGATGTGGTCCTCGCGCTGGCCACCCGGTTCGCGGAGACCGACGCCAGCTCGTGGGACCCGGCGTACACCTGGACCTTCGGCGAGAAGCACGGCTCGACCGGCGACAGCCACAACCCGCCCGGTGACCGGCACAATCCGCCCGGTGACCGGCACGGCCCGCCCAGCAGGCTCATCCAGATCGACATCGACCCCGCCGAGATCGGCCGCAACTACCCCGTCGAGATCGGCGCAGTGGCGGATGTCGGCGACGCGGTACGAGCCATCGGAGCCGCGGTGAGATCCGCCCGCCCCGAGCCCTTCGTGAGGGAAGGGCTGCGCGAGACCGTCGCCGCCGCCCGCCGGGCCGTCTTCGACACCGCCCGCGAGGACGGCCGCAGCGACACTTTCCCCCTGCGGCCCCAGCGCATCCTCGCCGACCTGCGCGACGCGCTGCCCGACGACGCGGTGCTCGTCACCGACGTCGGCTGGAACAAGAACGGCGTCGCCCAGTGCTACGAACTCCCCGACGGCGGGCGCTTCATCACCCCCGGCGGAGCCTCGACCATGGGCTTCGGCCCCGCCGCGGCGGTCGGCGTGCAACTGGCACAGCCGGACCGCGTGGTGGTCGCGCTCATCGGCGACGGCGGGATGAGCGCGCAGCTGCCCGCGGTGCCGATGGCCGTCGAACAGGGCCTGCCCGTCGTCTTCGTGGTGATGAACAACCGGGCCCACGGCACCATCGCCGACCTCCAGGCCTCGTCCTTCGGCCGGTCCTACGGCTGCGAGTTCACCGATGCCGAGGGCCGGCCCTACAGCCCGGACTTCGCGGCCTTCGGCCGGTCCTGCGGCGCCGACGGACACACCGTCACCGCCCCCGCCGACCTCTCCAAGGCCCTCGCCGACGCGGTCGCCCGGCGCAGGCCCGCCGTCATCGACGTACCGATGGTCAACGAACCCGTGCCGACGCCGGGCCACTGGAACATCAAGGACATCTACCGCGGGTCCTTCGCCGACTGA
- a CDS encoding aldehyde dehydrogenase family protein, with protein sequence MLDSLLKAGRDAAVAEAPPYVAGRWGGSGPASTRTGPYLRRVVSRTSTATGDEISRALARARTSARTVAELAPALRADVLERASRAASAHREGLARLLALELGKPVRDGLGEIDRVADTFAVCAAEARHIGGETLPVAGWARGVGNTAFTYRAPAGVALAITPFNAPANLLAHKLGASFAAGNTTLVKAPPQAPASTAAIVALLLESGMPPEGVQLLHGGAEVGAMLCAADEVAVISFTGSAETGRAVARAAGAKRLVLELGGNAATIVCEDADIGQAAKECARTGYSNSGQSCISVQRVYVHRSRYATFLDAFTAAVDTLKVGDPLDPATDVGSMVDEEAAERVVRWSAEAAASGARVLRGGTRDGATAAPTVVADPAPDSSAVVHEVFGALVAVLPYDDFSAVIDLCNASRYGLQAGLFTRDLGRVITAWRELETGALIVGGTSNHRLDHIPFGGVKDSGFGRETPRSMIDDYTVVKTLMLRGLSVWGDTTSIDGESTA encoded by the coding sequence ATGCTCGATTCCCTTCTCAAAGCCGGCAGGGACGCGGCGGTGGCCGAAGCGCCTCCCTACGTCGCCGGCCGATGGGGTGGCAGCGGACCCGCGTCGACCCGAACAGGCCCTTACCTGCGCCGCGTGGTGAGCCGGACCTCGACGGCGACCGGGGACGAGATCTCCCGCGCCCTCGCCCGGGCCCGTACCTCGGCCCGGACGGTGGCCGAGCTCGCGCCCGCACTGCGCGCCGACGTCCTGGAACGAGCATCCCGCGCCGCGTCCGCCCACCGCGAGGGCCTGGCCCGCCTCCTCGCCCTGGAACTGGGCAAGCCGGTCAGGGACGGGCTCGGCGAGATCGACCGGGTCGCCGACACCTTCGCCGTGTGCGCCGCGGAGGCACGGCACATCGGCGGCGAGACCCTGCCCGTCGCGGGCTGGGCACGCGGCGTCGGCAACACAGCCTTCACCTACCGCGCCCCGGCCGGGGTCGCCCTCGCCATCACCCCCTTCAACGCTCCCGCGAACCTCCTCGCGCACAAACTCGGCGCGTCCTTCGCCGCGGGCAACACCACCCTCGTCAAGGCCCCGCCCCAGGCCCCGGCCTCCACCGCCGCGATCGTGGCCCTCCTCCTGGAATCCGGTATGCCCCCGGAGGGCGTGCAGTTGCTGCACGGCGGCGCCGAGGTGGGCGCGATGCTGTGCGCGGCAGACGAGGTGGCCGTCATCAGCTTCACCGGCAGCGCGGAGACCGGCCGTGCCGTCGCCCGCGCGGCCGGGGCCAAACGACTGGTCCTCGAACTCGGCGGGAACGCCGCCACGATCGTCTGCGAGGACGCCGACATAGGGCAGGCCGCGAAGGAGTGCGCCCGCACCGGATACAGCAACTCCGGCCAGAGCTGCATCTCCGTCCAGCGCGTCTACGTCCACCGCTCCCGCTACGCCACCTTCCTCGACGCGTTCACGGCCGCCGTCGACACCCTCAAGGTCGGCGACCCGCTCGACCCGGCCACCGACGTGGGGTCGATGGTCGACGAGGAGGCCGCCGAACGTGTGGTGCGCTGGTCCGCGGAGGCCGCCGCCTCCGGCGCCCGCGTGCTGCGCGGCGGCACCCGCGACGGCGCCACCGCGGCGCCCACCGTCGTGGCGGACCCCGCACCGGACTCCTCGGCCGTGGTCCACGAGGTCTTCGGGGCACTGGTCGCGGTGCTCCCCTACGACGACTTCAGTGCGGTCATCGACCTCTGCAACGCCAGCCGCTACGGCTTGCAGGCGGGGCTGTTCACGCGTGACCTGGGCCGTGTGATCACCGCCTGGCGGGAACTGGAGACCGGCGCGCTGATCGTCGGCGGCACCTCGAACCACCGCCTCGACCACATTCCCTTCGGCGGGGTCAAGGACTCCGGCTTCGGCCGGGAGACACCCCGCTCGATGATCGACGACTACACGGTCGTCAAAACACTCATGCTCCGCGGCCTGTCCGTCTGGGGCGACACGACGTCCATCGACGGGGAGAGCACCGCATGA